In methanogenic archaeon ISO4-H5, the following are encoded in one genomic region:
- a CDS encoding transposase IS605 OrfB family, whose protein sequence is MYRSLKMRIEPDSEQRKVIEASFRYHCYVYNALITACKSYHRSNGRLPSQFDLNKLCTRIWHNCPFLHRYLYQNAMNETAKRVLQAFAKCEENRRRKERRNRGKSKGKKNTEVTTPPETVLACPRFRKPSRFDSYTNPLHMEVFTERNGRRMLKVSKVKGPVRCYNQKTPVPGVPRTCTIEKADKGTHTEYYACLSCWDDIERRRGDEYLGEHSPDAVGIDMGVSKTATLSDGTVYGNDHMYSKLLDLFRKKHEAFSTMLPGTPEYRKARSRLSHLYGRLRGIRRNNVEMISRQIVDAFDIICMEDLPVRKLRRKSRGKRMTNAYDDASLGILRRRLIDKAIEAGRRIILVDPKWTSQVCCRCGACVRKGLEVRTHVCPECGLVIDRDLNSAINILIWGLTGNPFPERWDE, encoded by the coding sequence ATGTACAGGTCGCTGAAGATGAGGATCGAACCGGACTCGGAGCAGAGGAAGGTTATCGAAGCATCGTTCAGATACCACTGTTATGTATACAACGCCCTCATCACCGCCTGCAAATCATATCACAGGAGCAACGGCAGGCTGCCTTCCCAATTCGATCTCAACAAGCTGTGTACGAGGATCTGGCACAACTGTCCCTTCCTTCACAGGTACCTCTATCAGAATGCCATGAACGAGACCGCGAAACGCGTCCTTCAGGCATTCGCCAAATGCGAGGAGAACCGCAGGAGGAAGGAGAGGAGGAACAGGGGAAAGTCCAAAGGAAAAAAGAATACCGAGGTCACTACACCGCCGGAAACGGTATTGGCCTGTCCCAGGTTCAGGAAGCCCTCCAGATTCGATTCGTACACCAATCCCCTGCACATGGAGGTCTTTACCGAAAGGAACGGCAGACGCATGCTGAAGGTCTCCAAGGTCAAGGGTCCTGTCCGCTGCTATAACCAGAAGACCCCGGTCCCCGGGGTGCCCAGGACATGTACCATAGAAAAGGCGGATAAGGGGACCCATACCGAATATTACGCTTGTCTCTCCTGCTGGGACGATATCGAACGCCGCAGAGGGGATGAGTATCTGGGCGAACATTCCCCCGATGCCGTGGGAATAGATATGGGTGTATCCAAGACCGCCACGCTGTCCGACGGCACAGTGTACGGTAACGATCACATGTACTCGAAACTGCTGGACCTTTTCAGGAAGAAGCACGAGGCATTCAGCACTATGCTTCCGGGTACTCCCGAATACAGGAAGGCAAGGTCCCGTCTGAGCCATCTCTACGGGAGGCTCAGGGGGATCCGCAGGAACAACGTTGAGATGATATCCCGTCAGATTGTAGATGCTTTCGACATAATATGCATGGAGGATCTGCCTGTAAGAAAATTAAGAAGAAAATCCAGAGGAAAACGCATGACGAACGCATACGACGACGCATCCCTGGGGATACTGAGGAGGAGGCTCATCGACAAAGCGATAGAAGCTGGCCGTAGGATAATCCTCGTCGATCCCAAATGGACGTCCCAGGTATGCTGCAGATGCGGAGCATGCGTGAGGAAAGGCCTGGAGGTAAGGACACATGTGTGTCCCGAATGCGGCCTTGTTATAGACCGCGACCTCAACAGTGCGATAAACATCTTGATATGGGGGTTGACCGGCAACCCTTTCCCTGAAAGATGGGATGAATAG
- a CDS encoding transmembrane protein, which produces MSRRGNDETGDFLTDAVLALIYASLLIGCTVFVQSMVRGALDQYEAFVGVFAVSLFAFFFAMILGAVGKALLNLVMGDIYLSRNFVLFACLFTFVACAIFHSILLMWWITAIMSVVGILITFIKKLVMKKVKHRVETVRDIEHDLRHESIDRARAVKDEVWDRFRGRR; this is translated from the coding sequence ATGTCACGCAGGGGTAATGACGAAACCGGAGATTTTCTCACGGATGCCGTGTTGGCACTAATCTATGCGTCGCTGCTGATTGGATGCACCGTTTTCGTGCAGTCGATGGTCCGCGGGGCTTTGGATCAATACGAGGCGTTCGTCGGAGTTTTCGCAGTATCCCTGTTCGCGTTCTTCTTCGCCATGATTCTGGGAGCAGTCGGAAAAGCACTTCTGAACCTGGTGATGGGGGACATCTATCTTTCCAGGAACTTCGTCCTGTTCGCCTGCCTGTTTACATTCGTGGCATGCGCGATCTTTCATTCCATACTGCTGATGTGGTGGATTACCGCAATCATGAGCGTGGTCGGAATCCTCATCACGTTCATCAAGAAACTTGTGATGAAGAAGGTGAAGCACAGGGTGGAGACCGTGAGGGACATCGAACACGACCTAAGGCATGAGTCTATCGACCGTGCGAGAGCGGTGAAAGATGAGGTCTGGGACAGGTTCCGCGGAAGAAGATGA
- a CDS encoding phospho-2-dehydro-3-deoxyheptonate aldolase/fructose-bisphosphate aldolase Fba — protein MDGKQVRLERIMDRKTGRAVLVPMDHGISNGPMDGLIDMKATVDAVTNGGATGVIMHKGLIRYSYRGSGKDVGLIMHLSASTDIGVSVNHKVNITTVEEAIKLGADAISIQINFGDEYEPEMLESAGDVARKCNEWGMPLVIMAYPRGHDVNSFDPDHIAHVARASAEIGADIVKCSYTGDIDSFRKVTKGALAPVLIAGGPKMDTDMDVLQMVYDSIQGGGKGVSMGRNVFQNRNVEGITRAISKIVLEDYTVEEAAKFLKE, from the coding sequence GGATGGAAAACAGGTTCGTCTTGAGAGAATCATGGACAGGAAGACCGGCCGTGCGGTCCTTGTCCCCATGGACCACGGAATATCGAACGGCCCCATGGACGGCCTCATTGACATGAAAGCAACCGTCGATGCGGTCACCAACGGAGGTGCCACCGGTGTCATCATGCACAAGGGACTCATCAGGTACTCGTACCGCGGTTCCGGAAAGGATGTCGGTCTCATCATGCACCTCTCCGCCTCCACCGACATCGGAGTGTCGGTGAACCACAAGGTCAACATCACCACCGTGGAGGAAGCCATCAAGCTTGGAGCCGACGCCATTTCCATCCAGATCAATTTCGGCGACGAGTATGAGCCAGAGATGCTAGAGTCGGCGGGAGACGTCGCCAGGAAGTGCAACGAGTGGGGTATGCCACTGGTCATCATGGCCTACCCCCGCGGACACGACGTCAACTCCTTCGATCCCGACCATATCGCTCACGTCGCGAGGGCATCGGCAGAGATCGGTGCCGATATCGTCAAATGTTCCTACACCGGCGACATCGACTCCTTCAGGAAGGTCACCAAGGGCGCTCTCGCCCCCGTCCTCATCGCGGGCGGACCCAAGATGGACACCGACATGGACGTCCTGCAGATGGTATACGACTCCATCCAGGGCGGAGGAAAGGGAGTGTCCATGGGAAGGAACGTCTTCCAGAACAGGAACGTCGAGGGAATCACCAGGGCCATCTCCAAGATCGTCCTGGAGGACTACACCGTCGAAGAGGCGGCCAAGTTCCTGAAGGAATGA
- a CDS encoding shikimate kinase AroL: MSGIGESHGCISVINGIVNGKAAVLGISLLTEASYTETGTEQYVKVIGSEDTDDNFVRICVRRTLERIGADSGVGYHVTIKSQIPPSRGLKSSSSVCNAVIKAVLDAHSFEMDIMDIIRLGVECAKEAKVTVTGSFDDACGCELGGLIFTENYSTTLIRREPAEDYDIIFCIPEYTKERVPRERYEAVTGRMEEIQKIAETDYLKAITLNGRLIAEVTGTDNSIAEKALEAGALAAGISGTGPAIAVIAKKGHGKSISDKLPCTTILTETR; the protein is encoded by the coding sequence GTGAGCGGCATCGGAGAATCCCATGGCTGTATTTCTGTCATCAACGGAATAGTCAACGGAAAGGCCGCCGTATTGGGGATCAGCCTTCTCACCGAAGCATCGTACACCGAAACGGGTACCGAACAGTATGTGAAGGTCATCGGTTCCGAGGATACCGACGACAATTTCGTGCGCATCTGCGTCCGCAGGACCCTGGAGAGGATAGGTGCCGATTCCGGCGTCGGATACCATGTGACAATAAAGTCCCAGATACCTCCGTCGAGGGGTCTGAAGAGTTCTTCATCTGTGTGCAACGCCGTCATTAAAGCAGTGCTTGATGCACACAGTTTCGAGATGGATATCATGGACATCATCCGCCTCGGTGTGGAATGCGCCAAGGAGGCCAAGGTCACCGTGACAGGCTCCTTCGACGATGCCTGCGGATGCGAACTCGGCGGACTGATATTCACCGAGAATTATTCAACAACACTCATCAGAAGGGAACCGGCGGAGGATTACGACATCATCTTCTGCATCCCCGAATACACCAAGGAGAGAGTGCCCCGCGAGAGGTATGAGGCAGTCACCGGCCGTATGGAAGAGATCCAAAAAATCGCCGAGACCGATTATCTAAAAGCGATCACCCTCAACGGCAGGCTCATCGCAGAGGTCACCGGCACCGACAACAGCATCGCTGAGAAAGCGTTGGAAGCTGGAGCTCTCGCAGCAGGTATCTCGGGTACCGGTCCTGCTATCGCAGTCATCGCAAAGAAAGGGCACGGGAAATCTATATCTGATAAACTGCCCTGCACCACCATATTAACGGAGACGAGATGA
- a CDS encoding 3-phosphoshikimate 1-carboxyvinyltransferase AroA, translating to MSDIIFKGGQAKGYLTPTPSKSHTHRAIIMAALAEGKSTITNPLISLDTEATMDAVSAMGATVTREEGRIIVEGGNLHAPEKPIDVKNSGTTLRLLTGICSSFGEEVTLTGDESIQKRPMAPLLDSLSAAGVKCTSNDGKAPVTVCGPVTGNMLTISGGVSSQFVSSLLMTAPITGQPTTIKVTGNIVSEPYLDITIGMMSCFGIHFDKNSLDERMIRQSPFNRQANSSVEACKKYSAQPQKYQPTDYLVPGDFSAAAFPFVAAGLAGSVTIRGLDIRDPQGDRRILNVLQAAGCAIAIDGKEITVSAAGRPRPLDINMSTIPDLFPIVAVLLATADGKSRLWGAPHLRFKESDRIAMTEQMLKALGADITATDDGCIINGVEKLHGGRVEHHGDHRIMMAAAVASLVADEPVVMENDGCWNVSYPGFIEQMKKIGLKIE from the coding sequence ATGAGCGACATCATTTTCAAAGGCGGACAGGCCAAGGGGTACCTCACCCCCACCCCATCCAAGAGCCACACCCACAGAGCGATCATCATGGCAGCCCTCGCCGAAGGCAAGAGCACCATCACCAACCCCCTTATCTCACTCGACACCGAAGCCACCATGGACGCCGTCAGCGCCATGGGTGCCACCGTGACCCGCGAGGAGGGACGCATCATCGTCGAGGGAGGGAACCTGCATGCTCCCGAGAAGCCCATCGACGTGAAGAACTCCGGCACCACGCTCCGTCTCCTGACAGGTATCTGTTCCTCTTTCGGCGAGGAGGTCACCCTCACCGGGGACGAGTCCATCCAGAAGAGGCCTATGGCCCCTCTGCTCGATTCCCTTTCCGCCGCGGGAGTGAAATGCACTTCCAATGACGGCAAGGCACCCGTTACCGTGTGCGGACCCGTCACCGGCAACATGCTTACCATCAGCGGAGGAGTGTCTTCCCAGTTCGTCTCCTCCCTGCTGATGACCGCCCCCATCACCGGGCAGCCCACCACCATCAAGGTTACCGGCAACATCGTCTCCGAGCCGTATCTCGACATCACCATCGGGATGATGTCCTGCTTCGGCATCCATTTCGACAAGAACAGCCTGGATGAGAGGATGATCAGGCAGAGCCCCTTCAACAGACAGGCCAACAGTTCTGTGGAGGCATGCAAGAAGTACTCCGCCCAGCCCCAGAAGTACCAGCCCACTGACTACCTCGTGCCCGGGGACTTCTCTGCGGCCGCGTTCCCCTTCGTGGCGGCGGGACTGGCGGGCAGCGTCACCATCCGCGGGCTCGACATCCGCGATCCCCAGGGTGACAGAAGGATCCTGAACGTCCTGCAGGCCGCAGGCTGTGCAATCGCCATCGACGGAAAGGAGATCACGGTCTCCGCAGCGGGAAGACCCAGGCCCCTCGATATCAACATGTCCACGATCCCGGACCTGTTCCCCATCGTGGCCGTTCTCCTGGCGACCGCCGACGGTAAGAGCAGGCTGTGGGGAGCGCCCCACCTGAGGTTCAAGGAGTCCGACAGGATTGCTATGACCGAGCAGATGCTGAAGGCCCTCGGAGCGGACATCACCGCCACCGACGACGGATGCATCATCAACGGTGTGGAGAAACTCCACGGCGGAAGGGTGGAGCACCACGGCGACCACCGCATCATGATGGCGGCTGCTGTCGCGTCCCTTGTAGCCGACGAACCCGTCGTAATGGAGAACGATGGCTGCTGGAACGTCTCCTACCCCGGATTCATCGAGCAGATGAAGAAGATCGGTCTAAAGATCGAGTAA
- a CDS encoding prephenate dehydratase PheA → MTKRIKVGYMGIPFSNTEAMALEFLREMNWGDANLMALMSSKATVDALLKGEIDYGVLAVRNSSAGEVGETKESLEGIRYRKILEGSERIHHCLFVKNEGSEVRCICSHIQALGQCKQSLEELFPGIGQKDCSDTAYAAEMLSKGELPDDCAVVCRKAAGEHYGLRLLKENIEDRGDNETFFYLVSL, encoded by the coding sequence ATGACCAAGAGAATCAAAGTCGGCTACATGGGAATCCCTTTCTCCAACACCGAGGCCATGGCCCTCGAATTCCTGAGGGAGATGAACTGGGGAGATGCCAATCTCATGGCGCTCATGTCATCCAAGGCCACCGTCGACGCACTTCTCAAAGGAGAGATCGATTACGGAGTCCTCGCGGTGAGGAACTCCTCCGCCGGAGAGGTCGGAGAGACCAAGGAATCACTCGAAGGAATCCGTTACAGGAAGATCCTCGAAGGCTCCGAGCGCATCCACCACTGCCTCTTCGTCAAGAACGAGGGCAGCGAAGTGAGATGCATCTGCTCCCACATTCAGGCCCTCGGCCAATGCAAACAGAGCCTTGAAGAGCTCTTCCCCGGGATCGGGCAGAAGGACTGCTCCGATACCGCTTACGCGGCGGAGATGCTCTCGAAGGGAGAGCTTCCCGACGACTGCGCGGTCGTCTGCAGGAAGGCCGCCGGAGAGCACTACGGCCTCCGTCTCCTGAAGGAGAACATCGAGGACCGCGGCGACAACGAGACCTTCTTCTACCTCGTCTCGCTGTGA
- a CDS encoding Fic family protein — MKIPEKCPDLNSVLSSEPIRTSADTLRYAKEYNEKYLHWDDLKYRDFGDSSRMEVWRMMKVMRIMAYRSVKLRHLELFYSLFDDYTQRTLHEIDSRIASGFLNSNGIDDKRRIMLSVSSMMEESIASSQLEGASTTTKIAKKLLRSSLPPKDRSQSMILNNYRAMQLIKSRLNEPLSPELIKEIHRTVTDGLMEDPDTSGKFREDDSVAVRDAYEDVTYHVPVKHELIADMVESLCGYVNNESEFVHPIIKGIIIHYTVAYIHPFLDGNGRVSRALFYWYCLKNGYSMVEYLSISKVIKNHRHGYDMAYLLSETDNEDITYFIRYNLKMVSESIDVFDTYLKRKMKEQEETMKDVEDLGLSYRQSQILKDMIRGGEPVSQYELSVKYQTTVPTVRRDLIKLIEMGLVKTSGKNGHRMLYVYDPKK, encoded by the coding sequence ATGAAAATCCCTGAAAAATGTCCTGATCTCAACTCCGTCCTTAGTTCTGAACCGATTAGGACCTCAGCCGATACGCTCAGGTACGCAAAGGAATACAATGAAAAGTATCTCCATTGGGACGACTTGAAATACAGGGACTTCGGGGACTCTAGCAGAATGGAGGTTTGGAGGATGATGAAGGTCATGAGAATTATGGCCTATCGTTCGGTCAAACTTAGACATCTGGAACTGTTCTACAGCTTGTTCGATGATTATACTCAGCGTACGCTCCACGAGATCGATTCCAGGATCGCTTCGGGTTTCCTGAACTCAAACGGAATCGATGACAAAAGAAGGATTATGTTGTCGGTCAGTTCCATGATGGAGGAGTCCATCGCATCCAGTCAGTTAGAAGGGGCCTCCACCACCACAAAAATTGCAAAGAAACTGCTGCGTTCGAGTCTCCCTCCGAAAGACCGTTCACAGAGCATGATCCTCAACAACTATCGTGCAATGCAACTGATCAAAAGCCGTTTAAACGAACCGCTCAGTCCTGAATTGATAAAGGAAATCCATCGGACCGTTACCGACGGACTCATGGAGGATCCGGACACATCCGGTAAGTTCAGGGAAGATGATTCCGTTGCCGTACGTGATGCATATGAAGATGTCACTTATCACGTACCTGTGAAACATGAGCTGATTGCAGACATGGTAGAAAGTCTGTGCGGCTACGTCAACAATGAATCTGAATTCGTACATCCGATTATCAAAGGAATCATCATCCACTACACCGTGGCATACATACATCCGTTCCTTGATGGTAACGGTAGAGTCTCAAGGGCTTTATTCTACTGGTACTGCCTAAAAAACGGTTATTCTATGGTAGAATACCTCTCCATATCGAAGGTCATCAAAAACCATCGCCACGGATACGATATGGCCTATCTGCTTTCAGAGACTGATAATGAGGATATCACCTATTTCATAAGATACAATCTGAAAATGGTCTCGGAGTCGATAGATGTCTTCGACACGTACCTTAAGAGAAAGATGAAAGAACAAGAAGAGACCATGAAGGATGTGGAGGATCTTGGGTTGAGCTATAGACAGTCCCAGATTCTCAAAGATATGATTCGGGGCGGAGAACCTGTCTCTCAATACGAATTGTCAGTCAAATATCAAACTACAGTGCCCACAGTCAGAAGAGATCTGATCAAACTAATTGAGATGGGGTTGGTGAAGACCTCTGGAAAGAACGGACATAGAATGCTCTACGTATATGATCCGAAAAAATGA
- a CDS encoding ABC transporter ATP-binding protein yields the protein MLFRAESITKAFGPKKVLVDANIQINEHDAIGLIGLNGAGKSTFIKILLGIEPYDTGEIKKETNSIGYLEQFAEGGHVTVREVLGRPYGHIENIKHRMHEIDELMASGQDLDWNAIATEYAELELKLKSTDIGDEKTLLYALTQVGLNKDFMDRYMDTLSGGERAKVMLARIVVQAEECDILIMDEPTSHLDIYTIEWLEDYILKTNCAFLVVSHDRYFLDKMATKMVEIEHGKTREYRGNYSDFIMKKMIDLDRMEKEYLKYSQNKRAQQAIADQMRHDQWFMGTHKIREKMIAKMEVKEKPEESREITVRIQAANKSGKNVYILKDCAVKYPGSEEYILKNINLDIHKGDKIGIFGANGQGKSTLIKALLGELPVEGDFWSAPGNKIGYYSQTHENLDLRLTAEEQVLQIIGKERRGEARKLLARFLLTNDEVDRPMSTLSGGQRCRVALTILLLNETNILVLDEPTNYLDIPARHAIEEALVDYTGTILTVTHDRYFLDAVCTSVIEVKDGKVKPFAGTYSAMKGRPNIREIVMDADEYRVLAPFTNWATGVKYKKGDLVLVAPQEIDNFQWAIDQDKIRKTGGRQRKKVSIKEKKKDDKI from the coding sequence ATGCTGTTCAGAGCCGAATCCATCACCAAGGCCTTCGGTCCCAAGAAGGTGCTCGTAGACGCCAACATACAGATCAACGAGCATGACGCAATCGGCCTCATCGGACTCAACGGTGCGGGGAAGTCCACCTTCATCAAGATCCTCCTGGGGATTGAACCCTACGACACCGGCGAGATCAAGAAGGAGACCAACAGCATCGGCTATCTGGAACAATTCGCCGAAGGCGGTCACGTCACCGTCAGGGAAGTCCTGGGAAGACCCTACGGCCACATCGAGAACATCAAGCACCGCATGCACGAGATCGACGAGCTCATGGCATCGGGTCAGGACCTCGACTGGAATGCAATCGCGACCGAATACGCCGAACTCGAACTCAAGCTCAAGAGCACCGACATCGGCGATGAGAAAACACTGTTGTACGCATTGACCCAGGTGGGTCTGAACAAGGACTTCATGGACCGCTACATGGACACCCTCTCCGGAGGCGAGAGGGCCAAGGTCATGCTCGCCCGCATCGTCGTTCAGGCGGAGGAGTGCGACATCCTCATCATGGACGAGCCCACCTCCCACCTCGACATCTACACCATCGAATGGCTGGAGGATTACATCCTCAAGACGAACTGCGCCTTCCTGGTGGTTTCCCACGACCGTTACTTCCTGGACAAGATGGCCACCAAGATGGTGGAGATCGAACACGGCAAGACCCGCGAGTACAGAGGGAACTACTCCGACTTCATCATGAAGAAGATGATCGACCTCGACCGCATGGAGAAGGAGTACCTCAAATACAGTCAGAACAAGCGGGCCCAGCAGGCGATAGCCGACCAGATGCGCCACGACCAGTGGTTCATGGGCACCCACAAGATCAGGGAGAAGATGATCGCCAAGATGGAGGTCAAGGAGAAGCCCGAAGAGAGCAGGGAGATCACCGTCCGCATCCAGGCCGCCAACAAATCGGGAAAGAACGTCTACATCCTGAAGGACTGCGCCGTGAAGTACCCTGGGTCTGAGGAGTATATACTCAAAAACATCAACCTCGACATCCACAAGGGCGACAAGATCGGTATCTTCGGGGCCAACGGCCAGGGAAAGTCCACCCTCATCAAAGCCCTCCTCGGCGAACTCCCCGTGGAAGGTGACTTCTGGAGCGCTCCGGGAAACAAGATAGGTTACTATTCCCAGACACACGAAAATCTCGACCTCAGACTCACCGCCGAGGAACAGGTTTTACAGATTATCGGCAAGGAGAGGAGGGGCGAGGCAAGGAAGCTCCTCGCCAGGTTCCTCCTGACCAACGACGAGGTGGACCGCCCCATGTCCACCCTCTCGGGAGGACAGAGGTGCCGCGTGGCCCTAACCATCCTCCTGCTCAACGAGACCAACATCCTCGTGCTAGACGAACCCACCAACTACCTCGACATCCCCGCCAGGCATGCCATCGAGGAGGCCCTGGTGGATTACACGGGTACCATCCTGACCGTCACCCACGACAGGTACTTCCTTGATGCGGTCTGCACCAGTGTCATCGAAGTCAAGGACGGGAAGGTAAAGCCGTTCGCCGGAACCTACTCCGCCATGAAGGGCAGGCCCAACATCAGAGAGATAGTGATGGATGCCGACGAATACCGCGTCCTCGCACCCTTCACCAACTGGGCCACCGGCGTGAAGTACAAGAAGGGCGACCTGGTGCTCGTCGCTCCTCAGGAGATCGACAACTTCCAATGGGCCATCGACCAGGACAAGATACGCAAGACCGGCGGCAGACAGAGGAAGAAGGTCTCCATCAAGGAGAAGAAGAAAGATGACAAGATATGA
- a CDS encoding 3-dehydroquinate synthase AroB — protein MDGKKIFVRADVPDDKDDRKDLVTNGLESGIVNFILRKGDEAFEDLGKMENIIYFEKGKPVSDDVEFSQIDTPADQEKVLNLVGKKKTIIVETSDWTIIPLENMIAKFRTAGTEILAIASRKEEAELYLTTMEKGVDGVVIETEDPLAIGKFRDLLTVNEPVELQEVEVVSVEPVEMGDRVCVDTCCLMKPGEGMLCGSYSNCLFLVQSESEANGYVATRPFRVNAGAVHMYCMVPGGGTRYLSEISAGDPVLVCDRKGNVRSASVGRCKVEVRPLLIVTATDGSKTYNVILQNAETIKVVTPKGSESVTKLKKGDKILAHLTTGGRHFGMKVEETITEK, from the coding sequence ATGGACGGGAAGAAGATCTTCGTAAGGGCGGATGTGCCCGACGACAAGGACGATCGTAAAGATTTAGTCACCAACGGATTGGAATCGGGAATCGTCAACTTCATCCTCCGCAAAGGGGACGAGGCCTTCGAGGACCTCGGCAAGATGGAGAATATCATCTACTTCGAGAAGGGAAAGCCCGTTTCCGACGATGTGGAGTTTTCGCAGATCGATACTCCCGCCGACCAGGAGAAGGTCCTGAATCTGGTGGGAAAGAAGAAGACTATCATCGTGGAGACCTCCGACTGGACCATCATCCCCCTCGAGAACATGATCGCCAAGTTCAGGACCGCCGGCACCGAGATCCTTGCAATTGCAAGCAGGAAGGAGGAGGCTGAGCTTTACCTTACCACCATGGAGAAGGGTGTGGACGGAGTCGTCATCGAGACCGAGGACCCCCTCGCCATCGGTAAGTTCAGGGATTTATTGACTGTGAACGAGCCGGTTGAGCTACAGGAGGTCGAGGTCGTATCCGTTGAGCCCGTGGAGATGGGCGACAGGGTATGCGTTGATACATGCTGCCTGATGAAACCCGGAGAGGGAATGCTTTGCGGTTCCTACTCCAACTGCCTGTTCCTCGTCCAGAGCGAGAGCGAGGCCAACGGATACGTCGCCACCAGGCCTTTCAGGGTCAATGCGGGAGCCGTTCACATGTACTGCATGGTCCCCGGAGGAGGCACCAGATACCTCTCCGAGATCTCCGCGGGAGATCCTGTCCTCGTGTGCGACAGGAAGGGTAACGTCCGCAGTGCCAGCGTGGGCAGATGCAAGGTGGAGGTCAGGCCTCTGCTGATCGTCACCGCTACCGACGGCAGCAAGACTTACAACGTCATCCTGCAGAACGCCGAGACCATCAAGGTCGTCACCCCCAAGGGTTCCGAGAGTGTCACCAAGCTGAAGAAGGGCGACAAGATCCTCGCCCACCTCACCACCGGAGGAAGGCACTTCGGAATGAAGGTCGAGGAGACCATTACGGAGAAATGA
- a CDS encoding shikimate 5-dehydrogenase AroE, whose amino-acid sequence MRVCASYGAVPGSPADADMHEIRLDVFHSVPDFAGADDIVTLAGKDISCVPKDFKGLVDVGDSDIEIPFRKIRSVHNYERTPSAEELVRTLNSGDQELSKYACMVNSFTDLNNIFTASKQVSRRHLILGMGETGCVTRIRQRILGNDFTFGYVGKKTAVGQLSAEEMKKLGDDCKIVGITGHPLGHSLSPVMQGAAMEKAGINGIYLKFDSPNVEHLADVIREYEITGMNVTIPYKQDVMGQMDSLEGPAEAIGAVNTIINRNGKLVGTNTDCAGVQFAFENAGKKLSDCDKVLIFGAGGAARAAVYAAMKSGCGAYVLGRSPDKVDRLCREMGCEKAESPSLEGYDAVINCTPIGMNEDSEYMFPLSGLKQEMTVMDMVYNRKTQLVKTAESKGCRIASGRDMLVGQGAKSFEHWFGIRPDTDVMRKAIE is encoded by the coding sequence ATGCGTGTGTGCGCCTCCTACGGCGCCGTCCCCGGCAGTCCCGCCGACGCCGACATGCACGAGATCCGTCTTGATGTGTTCCATTCGGTCCCGGATTTCGCCGGTGCGGACGACATAGTCACCCTTGCGGGGAAGGACATCTCCTGCGTGCCGAAGGACTTCAAAGGACTGGTGGACGTCGGAGATTCCGACATCGAGATTCCGTTCAGGAAGATCCGGTCAGTCCATAACTACGAGAGGACTCCTTCCGCCGAGGAGCTGGTGCGCACTTTGAACTCCGGAGACCAGGAACTGTCGAAGTACGCGTGCATGGTAAATTCCTTCACCGACCTGAATAACATATTCACAGCATCGAAACAGGTCTCTCGCAGGCACCTTATCCTCGGAATGGGGGAGACCGGATGCGTGACCAGGATCAGACAGAGGATTCTGGGCAACGATTTCACCTTCGGTTACGTGGGGAAGAAGACCGCCGTGGGACAGCTTTCCGCCGAAGAGATGAAGAAGCTCGGCGATGATTGCAAGATAGTTGGAATCACCGGGCATCCGCTGGGACATTCGTTATCCCCTGTGATGCAGGGTGCCGCCATGGAGAAAGCGGGTATCAACGGCATCTATCTGAAATTCGATTCACCCAACGTGGAGCACCTGGCGGACGTAATCCGCGAGTATGAGATCACGGGAATGAACGTCACCATCCCCTACAAGCAGGATGTGATGGGGCAGATGGATTCCCTGGAGGGTCCCGCCGAAGCCATCGGCGCGGTTAATACGATAATCAATCGCAACGGAAAGCTCGTCGGTACCAATACCGACTGCGCAGGTGTGCAGTTCGCCTTCGAGAACGCAGGGAAGAAGCTGTCCGATTGTGACAAGGTACTGATATTCGGAGCAGGCGGTGCCGCCAGAGCCGCGGTATATGCGGCGATGAAATCCGGATGCGGGGCATATGTCCTCGGAAGGTCCCCCGACAAGGTAGACCGCCTTTGCAGGGAGATGGGGTGCGAGAAAGCGGAATCTCCCTCCCTCGAAGGATATGATGCGGTAATCAACTGCACCCCCATCGGCATGAACGAGGACTCCGAATATATGTTCCCGCTGAGCGGACTGAAGCAGGAGATGACGGTCATGGACATGGTCTACAACCGCAAGACCCAGCTGGTGAAAACAGCGGAATCCAAAGGATGCAGGATTGCCTCGGGAAGAGACATGCTGGTGGGTCAGGGGGCCAAATCCTTCGAACACTGGTTCGGCATACGTCCCGACACCGACGTCATGAGAAAGGCGATAGAGTGA